The following proteins are encoded in a genomic region of Arachis stenosperma cultivar V10309 chromosome 4, arast.V10309.gnm1.PFL2, whole genome shotgun sequence:
- the LOC130973149 gene encoding 40S ribosomal protein S19-1, producing the protein MATSRTVKDVSPHEFVKAYASHLKRSGKMELPEWTDIVKTAKFKELAPYDPDWYYIRAASMARKVYLRGGLGVGAFRRIYGGSKRNGSRPPHFCKSSGGIARHILQQLQKVNIIELDTKGGRRMTSNGRRDLDQVAGRIVIAP; encoded by the exons ATGGCAACTTCAAGGACCGTCAAGGATGTTTCGCCTCATGAATTCGTCAAGGCTTATGCCTCCCACCTCAAGCGTTCTGGAAAG ATGGAGTTGCCTGAGTGGACAGACATTGTGAAAACTGCAAAGTTTAAGGAATTGGCTCCTTATGATCCTGACTGGTATTATATTAGAGCTG CTTCCATGGCAAGGAAGGTTTATCTGAGAGGTGGCCTTGGTGTTGGTGCTTTTAGGAGGATCTATGGTGGAAGCAAGAGAAATGGAAGCCGTCCCCCGCATTTTTGCAAGAGCAGTGGCGGTATAGCCAGGCACATTCTGCAACAGTTGCAAAAAGTGAACATCATTGAGCTCGATACAAAGGG GGGAAGAAGAATGACTTCTAATGGTCGTAGGGATCTCGATCAAGTTGCCGGCCGCATTGTGATTGCTCCTTGA
- the LOC130974836 gene encoding sphingosine-1-phosphate lyase, with protein sequence MFIITRKYKLRIKRLKTLYSFVSYTKNSRKKTRKTPMDYSSSLSSLSFHFNSFRASANSFLSQYEPLLLLLAPLFSLILAHLLRSFFNLIHERGLKASLLGFLMSSVKLIPGVKSYIDREKQKVVDKMQSDGKSKREGWRTELPSTGLGTLVLEKMKEEKRKDVAWQGKCSGTVYIGGSEIDGHFSLINEACSMFAHTNPLHLDVFQSVGRFEAEVVAMTAALLGSQEKSSGGQVCGNMTSGGTESILLAVKSSRDYMKSKKGITRPEMIIPVSAHSAYDKAAQYFNIKLWRVPVNKDFQADVKAIRRHINKNTILIVGSAPGFPHGIIDPIEELGQLASSFGICLHVDLCLGGFVLPFARELGYPIPPFDFSVKGVSSISVDVHKYGLAPKGTSIVLYRDHEIRKHQFVAVTEWSGGLYVSPTIAGSRPGGLIAGAWAAMISLGKEGYLENTKTIMEATKRIQKGIEEISELYVVGRPDMTIVAFGSNVLDIFEVNDLMTSKGWHLNALQRPNSIHICVTLQHVPVVEDFLTDLKESVNTVKENPGPISGGLAPIYGAAGKMPDRGMVQDLLVDYMDGTC encoded by the exons TCATTACCCGAAAATACAAATTACGGATCAAAAGACTGAAGACTTTATATTCCTTCGTCTCTTACACGAAAAATTCAcgaaagaaaacaagaaaaactccaATGGATTATTCTTCTTCGTTATCTTCTCTGAGCTTTCATTTCAATAGCTTCAGAGCTTCAGCGAACTCGTTCCTCTCACAATACGAACCTCTTCTTCTGCTTCTCgctcctctcttctctctcatcctCGCACACTTGCTTCGCTCATTTTTCAATCTCATCCATGAAAGAGGCCTCAAAGCTTCGCTCCTAGGGTTTCTTATGAGCTCTGTCAA ATTGATCCCTGGAGTGAAGAGTTACATTGATAGAGAAAAGCAGAAG GTTGTGGATAAAATGCAGTCTGATGGTAAATCTAAAAGAGAAGGTTGGAGAACAGAGTTGCCAAGCACAGGACTAGGCACTTTAGTACTTGAGAAAATGAAagaggagaaaagaaaagatgtgGCTTGGCAAGGCAAATGCTCTGGTACAGT CTACATTGGTGGAAGTGAAATTGATGGACATTTTTCTCTGATAAATGAAGCATGCTCAAT GTTTGCACATACCAATCCCTTGCATTTGGATGTATTCCAGAGTGTTGGACGCTTTGAGGCAGAAGTGGTTGCAATGACTGCAGCACTTCTTGGAAGTCAGGAAAAAAGTTCTGGAGGACAAGTATGTGGCAATATGACATCAGGAGGGACTGAAAGTATATTATTAGCAGTCAAATCATCTCGTGATTATATGAAATCTAAGAAAGGAATTACAAGACCTGAAAT GATAATTCCTGTGTCTGCACACTCAGCATATGACAAGGCTGCACAGTATTTCAATATCAAACTATGGCGTGTTCCAGTTAACAAAGACTTCCAAGCGGATGTAAAAGCAATTCGACGCCATATTAACAAAAATACCATCTTG ATTGTTGGATCTGCTCCAGGGTTTCCTCATGGGATAATTGACCCCATTGAA GAACTTGGTCAATTGGCATCAAGCTTTGGTATTTGTCTCCATGTAGACCTTTGCCTGGGTGGCTTTGTATTGCCTTTTGCCCGTGAGCTTGG GTACCCTATACCACCTTTTGATTTTTCTGTTAAAGGAGTATCTTCAATATCAGTGGACGTGCATAAATATGGTTTAGCTCCCAAAGGAACAAGTATAGTCCTGTATAGAGACCATGAAATCAGAAAG CATCAATTTGTTGCTG TTACCGAGTGGAGTGGTGGGTTGTATGTGTCTCCAACCATAGCTGGAAGCAGGCCTGGGGGACTAATTGCAGGGGCATGGGCAGCAATGATATCTCTAGGGAAAGAAG GTTACTTGGAAAACACGAAAACAATTATGGAAGCAACAAAAAGAATACAGAAAGG CATAGAAGAAATTTCTGAGTTGTATGTTGTTGGAAGACCTGACATGACCATTGTGGCTTTTGGATCTAATGTCCTGGACATATTTGAAGTCAATGATTTGATGACATCCAAAGGGTGGCATTTGAATGCTTTGCAGAGACCCAACAG CATCCATATCTGCGTGACACTGCAGCATGTGCCAGTTGTTGAAGACTTCCTCACTGATTTGAAGGAATCCGTTAATACT GTGAAGGAAAATCCTGGTCCTATAAGTGGAGGCCTAGCACCGATATATGGTGCCGCAGGGAAGATGCCAGATAGAGGCATGGTCCAGGACTTGCTGGTGGATTATATGGACGGTACCTGCTAG